A single genomic interval of Lynx canadensis isolate LIC74 chromosome A2, mLynCan4.pri.v2, whole genome shotgun sequence harbors:
- the CCDC124 gene encoding coiled-coil domain-containing protein 124 yields MPKKFQGENTKSAAARARRAEAKAAADARKQKELEDAYWKDEDKHVMRKEQRKEEKEKRRLEQLERKKETQRLLEEEDSKLKGGKAPRVAAPSKVTRAQIEETLRRDHQHKEAPDPAEKAKSHLEVPLEENVNRRVLEEGSVEARTIEDAIAVLSVTEEAADRHPERRMRAAFTAFEEAQLPRLKQENPNMRLSQLKQLLKKEWLRSPDNPMNQRAVPFNTPK; encoded by the exons ATGCCCAAGAAGTTCCAGGGTGAGAACACCAAGTCGGCAGCGGCCCGGGCGCGGAGGGCTGAGGCCAAGGCGGCAGCTGATGCCAGGAAGCAGAAGGAGCTGGAGGATGCCTACTGGAAGGATGAGGACAAACACGTCATGAGGAAGGAACAGCGCAAG gaggagaaggagaagcggCGCCTGGAGCAGCTAGAGCGCAAGAAGGAGACGCAGCGCCTGCTGGAGGAGGAAGACTCCAAGCTCAAGGGTGGCAAGGCCCCCCGGGTGGCCGCGCCCAGCAAGGTCACCCGCGCCCAGATTGAGGAGACGCTCCGTCGAGACCACCAACACAAGGAAGCCCCAGACCCAG CCGAGAAAGCCAAGAGCCACTTGGAGGTGCCGCTGGAGGAGAATGTGAACCGCCGCGTGCTGGAGGAGGGCAGTGTGGAGGCGCGCACCATCGAGGATGCCATCGCGGTGCTCAG CGTGACGGAGGAGGCTGCAGACCGGCACCCAGAGCGCCGCATGCGGGCGGCCTTCACCGCCTTCGAGGAGGCGCAGCTGCCGCGGCTCAAGCAAGAAAACCCCAACATGCGGCTGTCGCAGCTGAAGCAGCTGCTCAAGAAGGAGTGGCTGCGGTCGCCAGACAACCCCATGAACCAGCGGGCCGTGCCCTTCAATACCCCCAAGTGA